AACAGAGAACCCCTGTTTCCTCAGGTCAATAATCTTTACAGGAGGTAATGGGCGTTTGTTAATCCGCTCCGGCATTGATAAATATATATATTTCCCAATCTCTGCATTGTAATAAGATTCGAGGGACGGAGTTGCTGATCCGAGGACTGCAACTGCACCGGACAACTTCGCCCGCATAATGGCAAGGTCCCGTGCATTATATCTGAAACCGTCCTCCTGCTTGTATGAGTGTTCGTGTTCTTCATCTATGATTATAATGCCGGGATTTTTAACCGGGGCAAATACAGCAGAGCGTACACCTATTACAACATCTGCACCCCCTTCTGCAATCCTGACCCATTCCTGCTGTCTCTCACTGTGTGTCAGTCCGCTGTGCAGTACTGCAACCCGCTCGCCGAATCTGTTGACAAATCGTGATATAAGCTGTGGGGTTAATGCTATCTCAGGGACGAGTACAATCCCTGCCTTTCCGTTCTTTAAATTTTCCTCAATGGCATTCATGTATACTTCAGTTTTTCCGCTGCCGGTAACGCCGTGAAGCAGGTGGACGCGGAACTCTCCGGCAGCGATGGAGGCTTTAATCTGGAGTAGTACATTGGTTTGGGCTTCTGTGAGAAGATATCCATCCGAAATTGACCCCATCCCCACCCTAACCCTCCCCTTGAAGGGGAGGGAATTTTGAGCCTCGCCCAGCCCCCCTCCGGTATTTTTAATTTGGGGATGGGGGGCTTCACTTCCCTTATACATATCAAGTATGTGGTGAATCTTTTTAGGGTACCTTGCGGCTTTATCTTCAGGAATACCTGATAGTGCTGTCTTTAATACCATGCCAAAAGGGAACAGGTAATACTCAGATGCCCATTTACAGAGTGCAAGCATGGTTTCATCAATAAGCGGGGCAGTGTCGAGTATACTCAATACCGGTTTTATCTCTCTCTTCTTGTGGCCTGATGAAAATATATGAGGGATGTCTTCTGAGATAGACGTAATAAAGCCGGTAACCTTCTGCCTGCCGAATTGTACAATAACCCGTTTACCGATGCTTGCCTGTTCTTCAAGTTCAGGCGGGCATCTATATGTAAAAACATCTTCAACAGGTCTTGGAATAGCTATGTGTAAGTACATGTCATAGATAATACGTTGCCGAAGAAGTTTCATTTTCCCAGACGCAAACCCGGCACAATTTTGCGGTATTGTTGTTCAATCTTTTTGAAAGGGAATCATAAATCCAGCGTGCGAGATTTTCGGCAGTGGGATTTAATTTATCAAACGGGGGATTCTCGTTTAAATATGTGTGGTCGAGTGTTTTCAGCAGGTTTTCCGTCTCCTGCTTCAGCATCCTGAAATCCAGCGACATGCCGAGATCATCAAGTTCACTGCTCTGCATAACTACTTCCACTTTCCAGTTGTGGCCGTGAATGTTCTTACAGTTTCCCGGATAATCCCTGAGACTGTGGGCACCTGAGAAGCCGGATATTATTTTTATTTCATACATAGTTTACTCGAAAATCTCCTTAGCTCACCCTCCCCCTAACCCCCTCCCGTCAAGGGAGGGGGAATAATCTTAGGCAGGGAAGGTGAAATAAGAAGTTACCTCCTGTTTCCTGATTCTTGCTTTTACCTTCAGCCTTCAGTCTATTCTTGCTTCTTACCTCTTACTTCTGTTACCTGCTCAC
This region of Nitrospirota bacterium genomic DNA includes:
- the priA gene encoding primosomal protein N', whose product is MYLHIAIPRPVEDVFTYRCPPELEEQASIGKRVIVQFGRQKVTGFITSISEDIPHIFSSGHKKREIKPVLSILDTAPLIDETMLALCKWASEYYLFPFGMVLKTALSGIPEDKAARYPKKIHHILDMYKGSEAPHPQIKNTGGGLGEAQNSLPFKGRVRVGMGSISDGYLLTEAQTNVLLQIKASIAAGEFRVHLLHGVTGSGKTEVYMNAIEENLKNGKAGIVLVPEIALTPQLISRFVNRFGERVAVLHSGLTHSERQQEWVRIAEGGADVVIGVRSAVFAPVKNPGIIIIDEEHEHSYKQEDGFRYNARDLAIMRAKLSGAVAVLGSATPSLESYYNAEIGKYIYLSMPERINKRPLPPVKIIDLRKQGFSVITQELLEALKQRLTNGEQSLLFLNRRGFSPFLLCLDCGHTPLCVNCSVSPAFHKKENSLHCHYCDYRMPPPAICPQCNGTKFKAFGAGTERVEEELKKLIPEIRIERMDRDTTSKRHSHHRIFKSMENREADVLIGTQMVTKGLDLPGITLVGVLLADASLHLPDFRSAERTFQFITQVAGRSGRGDTAGEVIVQTFSPDHYSILYASNHDYQGFYKEESAFRKALSYPPYKRIVRILIKGINQESVETASNRFKEIIDNQKAEGIDVLGPVPAPFMKLRNKFRRHIIMKGSNPKSLNNLIRNSLQYFHKEGRHGNVQIEVDVDPMSLL
- the queD gene encoding 6-carboxytetrahydropterin synthase QueD; this encodes MYEIKIISGFSGAHSLRDYPGNCKNIHGHNWKVEVVMQSSELDDLGMSLDFRMLKQETENLLKTLDHTYLNENPPFDKLNPTAENLARWIYDSLSKRLNNNTAKLCRVCVWENETSSATYYL